One genomic region from Melioribacteraceae bacterium encodes:
- the dprA gene encoding DNA-processing protein DprA yields the protein MSSDQLERISFLKFLLSIDGIGPQKIFSILSRFNTLESFQNSSPKSLLSIDGISKTLYQRIISSKKNINEIKKAAIEELSRLEKLNAKATTFWDEDYPLMLKEIYSPPIIIYSLGSFSAEDYNSIAIVGTREPTLYGKIEAERFSTELAERKVTIISGLARGIDSAAHNGALKSGGRTIAVTGSGLDIVYPPENKKLYHQIIENGLIISEYPLGTKPDAQNFPKRNRIISGLSLGTLIIETRLNGGAMQTAAYALDQGREVFAVPGNINSKQSEGPNLLIQRGEAKLTFCTEDIIDELKNRLKLKNHEKPATPGVELNLFEDKILSIIKNEPKHIDEIALITSIPVSDCLVHLLMLEFKGLVVQLPGKVFRIN from the coding sequence CAATTAGAAAGAATTTCTTTTCTGAAATTTCTCCTTAGTATTGATGGGATCGGTCCTCAAAAAATCTTCTCGATTCTTTCCAGATTCAACACACTCGAATCATTTCAAAACAGCTCACCGAAGAGTTTATTATCGATCGACGGAATCAGTAAAACACTTTATCAGCGGATTATTTCATCAAAAAAAAATATCAATGAAATAAAAAAAGCTGCAATAGAGGAATTAAGCCGGCTCGAAAAGCTGAATGCCAAAGCAACAACATTCTGGGACGAAGATTATCCGCTAATGTTAAAAGAGATCTATTCCCCACCGATAATAATCTATTCGTTGGGCAGCTTTTCGGCAGAAGATTATAATTCAATAGCAATAGTCGGGACACGCGAGCCCACGTTATACGGGAAAATAGAGGCAGAAAGATTCTCGACGGAACTAGCCGAAAGAAAGGTTACTATTATAAGCGGCCTTGCCCGGGGTATTGATTCAGCAGCTCATAACGGAGCATTAAAATCCGGAGGAAGAACGATTGCTGTAACAGGATCCGGATTAGACATAGTTTATCCACCGGAGAACAAAAAACTTTATCATCAGATTATTGAAAACGGACTAATAATCAGCGAATACCCGCTCGGTACAAAACCGGATGCACAAAATTTTCCCAAAAGGAACCGGATTATTTCCGGATTATCGCTCGGGACATTAATTATTGAGACAAGATTAAACGGCGGGGCAATGCAGACAGCGGCTTACGCACTGGATCAAGGGCGGGAAGTGTTTGCCGTGCCAGGAAATATAAACTCGAAACAGAGTGAAGGCCCCAATCTACTTATTCAGAGAGGCGAGGCAAAACTTACATTCTGCACTGAAGATATTATCGATGAATTAAAAAACCGGCTCAAACTTAAAAATCACGAAAAACCTGCAACGCCGGGAGTAGAGTTGAATCTATTTGAGGATAAAATTTTATCGATCATAAAAAACGAACCGAAACATATTGATGAAATTGCATTAATTACATCAATACCCGTTTCGGACTGCTTAGTTCATCTTTTGATGCTGGAATTTAAAGGCCTGGTTGTTCAATTACCGGGAAAAGTGTTCAGGATCAATTAA